The Gloeocapsa sp. PCC 73106 genome contains the following window.
CTTCATAAATGACTCGACCATCTCTATTAACAATAGCGATTTGACTGAGTTCAGGTTTTCCTTCGGTATCAATAATTAAAAAGTCCTGTTTTAGTTTAATTTTTGGAGAAAACGACATTATTCCACCAGTTTTATAGGCTCTTACAACACTAGGGATCATAGTCTAGCTGTGTAAAAGATTAAGTAAATTTTTGTATGTTTTAAGCAAGAAATAGCTATTTTGCTATGGTAGAATCGACAAAGTAGCGCTACAGAGTACTGAGAAAATGACAAAATTTACAGCTTATGCAGCTTTAGAGGCAAAAGATAAATTACAGTTATGGGAATATGAACCGGCGCCTTTACAGGATAATGAAATTGAAATTAAAGTCACCCATAATGGTCTTTGTCATACAGATATTCACATGAGAGACAATGACTGGGGAGTAACTAAATTTCCTTTGGTAGCGGGTCATGAAGTTGTTGGTATTGCCACAGAAGTAGGTAAGTCTGTAACAAATTGGCAAAAAGGCGATCGCGCTGGCTTTGGCTGGATTCGCAATTCCTGTCGAGTTTGTTATTCCTGCTTGCAAGGCGAAGAAAATATCTGTAGAAAGGGTTTTACAGGGCTAATTGTCGGTAATTATGGAGGATTTGCCGATCGCCTGCGAGCTCCTGCTGATTTTGCCTATAAAATACCTGATTCTTTGGATTCGGCTAGTGCAGCACCTCTGTTATGTGCAGGTATTACTGTTTATACTCCTTTACGCACTTACATTAAATATCCTGGCATGAAAGTGGGAATTGTTGGTATTGGAGGTTTAGGACATTTAGCGGTTAAATTCGCCAGAGCAATGGGAGCTGAGGTGACAGCGTTGTCTTCTTCTCCTGATAAGGAAACAGAAGCTAAAAACTTCGGTGCACATCATTTTTACCAATGGGGAACTTCTGAAGCAATGAAAGGTTTAAAGGGTTCTCTCGATTTACTAATTACTACATCTTCGGCTGAATTGGATTGGGATTTAGCCTTTAGTTTATTAGCCAACAATGGCGTTTTATGCTTTTTGGGTATTCCTGTTTCTAGTATCAATGTACCTCTAATACCTTTGATATTTGGACAAAAATCCGTAGTAGGTAGTGTCGTCGGTGGGCGAAGATTCATGCAGGAAATGTTAGATTTTGCCGCTATTAATCAGATTAAACCCATGGTTGAAACTATGCCACTAAATCAGATTAATGAAGCGATGGATAAAGTTTTTGCTAATAAAGTTCGTCATCGCATTGTTTTGGTATCTCAAGAAGCATAGGATAGTTATAAATTGCGATCGCCCCCGACAGAAGATTCCTTGCTGCTCTCTTTGGCATCTAGAACAGACAGCTTTTGTCTAACCCGTTTAAACTTTTGTTCTCGAAGTTCCTGCTCAAACTGGGCACTAATTTCTTCTAATTGTAAATTAACTTCATGTAGTTCTAAGCGGGTGCGACGAAGATTAGCTAATAAACGTTTTGAAGTATCAGGATCCGGAATACGAGGTTGTTTATTCATAATAGATTCCATTCTTGTTTTACTTCTTGAATGCTACGTTGTCAAGCAGGAAGTCGAGCAGACGTTATTTCAATCGTTTGGTATGCTAATTTTAGCAAATCCCTAGATGCTGATGGTTGAGCTTGTACAATCTGGAGATGTAAGTTAGACAAACGAGAGTATGAGGATGTTGCTTCGTCCGCCACATTTTTAAGTTCATCTAGGTAAGACAACGTTTCGTCTGTTTCGCCCAATAACTCAAAGAGCGTAAATTCTGTTGTTGTCGCTTCTTCAACAATCTCTAATGCTTGTCGCTTCAAATTCCAAATTGTTTCTGTCACTTCTGCTGGAAGTTTCGCCATATTAACACTAAAGTATTGGATTTGCACACTTTATAAACCTCTCAAGTGCTACAAATAGTTCGTTTAGAGGGAATAATCTGCGTAGCAGCTTGATAATATAATATTAAAATAATAAAAAATGCGCTTTCCCTAAGAGAGAGTGCTACGCGATCGCTTTAGAGAGACATCGTAGTATTACAAAGTATAGGGTTATAATTATGAGCCGTCTGGTTGAAGCTAACAAAATTATTCGTTCTCATGTTCTTTGGGCGATGGGAGCTGGATTAATTCCCATTCCTCTAGTAGATTTTGCTGCGGTGACAGCTATTCAATTAGAGATGTTGCAACAATTAGCGCGTCTCTATAACGTAAACTATAGTCAAAATACCGCCAAAACTTTTGTTTCTGCGCTCACTGGTACAACTCTGGCTAGAATCGGAGCGAGTATACTTAAAGTTATCCCCGGAGTAGGAAGTATCATCGGAGGTGCTTCTATGTCAGTGATGTCAGGAGCTTCGACTTATGCTGTAGGACAAGTTGCAATTAACATATTTTCAGGTTCTGGTAGCTTCAGTAGCTTTGATATGGAAGAGGTCAAAAGAGCTTATGAACAAGCTTATGAGCAGGGAAAAGGCTATGTTTCAGACTTAGAAAATCGCGAAGACGAAGCGGCTAACGTTTATCAAGCTTTAGAAAATTTAGGTAAGTTAAAAGAACAGGGGATTTTATCGGAAGAGGAATTTCAAGCGAAGAAAAAACAGTTATTGGATCGCATTTAAATTGACCAAATTAATTCTAAATTAAGCGTAAAACCAGGTAATATATCTCCACCAGTAATGATAGGGGGTAGATTTAAAACCTGTTTAAGCTTTCCTTGGCGATAAATTTCTACCTGCTTATCTTGTCGGTTAATCAACCATCCCAGATTTGTCCCATTGTTGATATATTCTGTTAGCTTATCTTGCAGATTTTTAAGGTTATCAGATGATGAGCGTAACTCTATAACAAAATCAGGACATAAGGGAATAAATTTTTCCTGCTGTTGTATAGTTAGTTGATGCCAACGTGTTAAATTAATCCAAGCTGCATCAGGAGAGCGATTCGCACCATTAGGAAGTTGAAAACCTGTAGAAGAATCAAAGACAATCCCTAGATTAGTCTGTCTATTCCATAAGTTTAATTCTGTATTAATATCTGAGTTCAATTTTCCCGTAATTCCTCCCGTTGGAGACATAATAATTAACTCTCCGGTAGAATTCAGTTCTAACTTGAGGTCAGGATTTGATTGACAGATTTGATAAAATCTTACTTCGTCTAATTGCGTTACTGCACTGAGATTAAGAGGGATGCTAGTCACTTTTTTTAATAATTGGTTTTTTTGTGTGAAACATCAGAGGTAAAGCGATCGCTTAACGAAATACTACCGTTTTAGTCCCATTTAAAAAGACGCGATGTTGAATGTGCCCTTCTACAGCTCTTGCTAGTACTAAACTCTCAATATCTCTACTCACCGCAGTCAGCATATCTGGTGTATAGCGATGGTCGACCCTTTCTACAGATTGTTCAATAATGGGACCTTCATCTAGATCTTCAGTAACATAATGAGCTGTAGCTCCAATTAATTTTACCCCTCGGCGATGGGCTTGACGATAGGGATGAGCTCCCTTGAAACTGGGTAAAAACGAGTGATGAATATTAATAATTTTCCCCCGGTGACGATGACAGAATTGCTGAGAAAGAATTTGCATATAACGCGCCAAGATAATCAGTTCAATATCCTCTTCCTCTATAAAATTCGAAATCCATGTCTCCACAGCAGTCTTCGTTTCTGGGACGACATTTTTTGAGTAAAAAGGTATCTGATGCCATTGAGCCAAAGAAGCAAAAGTGTCATGGTTGGAAATAATCCCTTTGACAGTCATACCCAGATTTCCCGTTTCCACCCGAAAGAGCAAATCGTTAAGACAATGACCGAACTTAGAGACCAAAATAATTACATTTGGCTTTTTGTTAAGATCATAAAACCCCCACTGCATATCAAATTCAGTAGCGATCGGTGTAAAACAATTTGGAAATTGGACTGCAGGCAAAGAATCACTAAAAACAGACTCCACAGACATCCTTAAAAAAAAATTTCCACTCTCAGTATCTCCAAACTGATCGCTCTGTAAAATATTCCAACCCTGCTTCTCTAAAAAACCTGCTACGCGCGCTACAATCCCAACCCGGTCAGGACAAGATAAACACAACACATGCGACATATTACCCATCTGATCTTAATTTGTTGCAATATAGTCGATTATCGCACCATTTGCGCTTGCGAGGGTACTATCCAGGTTATATAACGCAGTGCTAGTACTTCCTGCAAAAGAGTTAATGTAAGCTGAACCGGTAATATCGGGATTAGCTCCTTCATTGGCGTCACCCATAGCATAAACAACTGCTGTATCGATTGTAACTTCACCTGTATCGACGTTAATACGGAAGTTTTCATTATTGCTACCGACTAAACGCAGGCGATCGGGGACGGGCGCACCTCCACTAAAGGGTTGATTCAAGGTACTGACGAGTGTACCTACACCAGTCTCTGGATCGATGGTATAGATTTGATTGGTCGTAGTTAAACCGTAAAGCATACCATCAAAGGGACGCTGATCAATACCCAACAGAGTACCACTTAATCCTGTGACTGCGATAGATTCTACCTGAGTCAGATTAGTAGGATCAAAGGACATGAGCATATTGTTGTCGGTTAAAGCGATAAACTTAGCATCGACAGCAATCTCAGGAATCATTGGTCTGGTGGTTAGTCCTTATGGTTTCTGTGTCTATTCCTAAGTTTTTTGTTGATCTTCTAAATAGTTACAAAGAAAATAGCAGTCTACTTAGATTCGATTCTGTTGTTAATACGTTCGCTTCTTGAAATTGGTTTCATTTTTTTCAGAAAAAATCTTGGTAGGGAACAGGGAACGGGGAACACCGGATCAGTCAAGAAAATGTTATTGAAAATACAATTTACCCCATAATGCTAAGAGAGGTAAAGTATGTTGTCACAGTGAGAGAATTCTTCTTTACTGCAGACTGAGCTATAGTAGTTTGACCACTTTTCTAGAGGATTTTAGCCTTGCTAGGTTTACGTTGAGCTAGAATTATCTTCTAGTGGTTTCTCAGCTAACATTTATGTTTCAGCTGGTATGAAACCTTTCTCAACTTTGACCTAAACGAATCGCACTTGTTTTCCTACTTCTACATTTCCTGAGGGATTGAGTAAAACTTCGAGGTAGTCTTTACTGAATTGATCGTAGATGAATCTGGTCATTGGAGATTAGAGCTATTTTAGCCTCCATAAATCTAGTACTTTTGTAGTAAAAAGATTTCGATAAAAATTAAAGGGTGGATGTCAACGCACCACTTCCGCTTGTCCTAGAGGAGAAAAACGGATTTCTATTCTGCGTCTAGACGCGTCTGCATCACGGGTGGGGGTGGCGAATTCTCCTGAGGGTAAAAGTAATTGTCCCGCAGAATAGGCGCGAAATTGTAAGCCTTTGAGACGTCCTTTCTCTTGTAATAATTGTAGTTCTTTGACTACTTCTAGAGCGCGCATCAAGCCTAAATCGGTGTTAGATCCTGCAACGAGTTGATCGGCGGATTTTTTACCTTGAGCGACCGCTTCGAGATTTTCATCGAGATTGCTATTTCCTTGAGCTGTGGCTTGCCCATCGGTATGACCAATAATTTCGACTATATAGATATCGCGTTCTTGGGTAATTTCTTCGATACGTTCTACTAATTCGGTGTTAATATAGCGACGTAGTTTTTCGGGCATTTGAGCGCTACCGGAATCAAATTGAAAATCGCCGGAGTTTTGAATGACGACTACTGGGGGTGCTAATTTAAGATTAGCTATTTCTACGGCTAAATCTTCTGCTTCTTCGTTTGTTTGTTCTAATTCTCTTTGTAGGCGATTGGCTTGTCTTTGCGATCGCTGTAGTTGAGAATTTTTTCTTTGCAGTTCATCACCGAGTAGACTAACTTGTTTTTCTAATTCTAGGACTTGTCCTTCTATTTCGCTGAGATTGAGTTGGGTCTTGTCTGCGTTACTTTGGAGGAACAAGGATTTAAATAACGCTAGGAGTAGAAAAAGACTGATAATCATAAAAGCGTTGGACATTAAATCGGTAAAAGAGGGCCAAACGTTGTAATTATCAGCTTCTTCGCTTTCTCTCCATCTTCTAGCCATAATTATTTACTCTTGAATGGGGTGGGTTTCCGATTTAGCTTGATTGAGTTTAAGGATCAGATTGTATTTTTCATTGATACTAGTCATTTCTTCAGTTAAACGTATGATTCTGAGAATCGATTTCTGCATCAATTCTAGAGTGTCCTCAATTGATTTTGTGGATTTGTTTAAAACTAAAGCTGATTGGGAGAACTGATTTTGAGCGATCGCTAACTCACTAATAGCTGATGAAAGTTTTTCAGGAAATCTACTCTTGTCGAGGACATTAACCGCTTGATCAAAAGTTCCGGTACTTTTAGCCATACTCTGGGATGATTCCCTTAGTTCTAAATAAGCTTTTTCTGCAGCTTGGGTTATTTTCTGATTTTCGCTAATCATACGTTCGAGAGGGTTAGCTACAGACTTTTCCATAACGCTTTCTAATTTTATGCCAAATTCTCCCAGAAATGAGCTAAAACCAGCTATTAGTTTTTCAATTTCTTGTTGAACGGTTTGAGTTGATGAATTGGGTAAAGTTAACCAGAAAACATTATCTAAATAATCTTCAAGAGAGCTAAGTAGACTGGATTTAGCGACGTTAGTATTCCAGAGAAAATTAATAACAGTAAGTAGAGCGCTACAGAATATCGCTACTAAACTAGTAACGAAAGCGATACCCATTCCTTGTAGAGGTTGATCCAATTCCCTAATTAAGCTATCGACATCGGTTAAGTCAACTTGGGTTAAAGTTTGACTTAAATTAGCCAAGTTGATAGTTATACCCAAAAAAGTCCCAAATAGACCAAAAGCCAAGAGTAAATTGGGTAAATTACGAGTCAGATAATCCATAGGTTCACATCGCCATGGAATACCCAACACCCGAAATCTTTCTTGACTATAACTTCCGTCCACCAGTGCGCCGGTGTTAATATGTTCGCGCTGTTGACTCGCACCCTGCATTCTCTGTTCCAAATAGTTAATAATCAGAGGTGGTTTAGCTAGGGTTTCACCCCTGAGTAATTTTCTGAGTTTGAATGACAAGACACTGAGATGTCTATAAAGGCAAAACCTCAGTAAGATACAGATGAGGGTGGGAATGATGACTAGAGCGATCGTGAGCGTGATGAGGTAGGGGGGTAAAAGATTGGATACCCCGACCAGAATTTCTAGTAGTTCAAACATGATTTACAAATGGGGCTATCGAGATCGCCTTCGTCGTTCTTTATCAATGCTATCAGAAGGAGACCTGTATCAATACTGCTCGGTTAAGGATTTTTCTCTCTCAAGCAGGGAGCTTCGGAGCAGGGAGCAGGGAGCAGGGAGCTTCGGAGCAATTAAGCTTTCTTTAATAACCAAGGTTCCGGATTATTGATTATTTTGACTAAAATAGCGATGATTTCGTCGTATATTCCTGATAATTCTTGACCAACTTCTGGCTCTAGGTATTTGCACTCTACAGCAAAATCTAACCA
Protein-coding sequences here:
- a CDS encoding NAD(P)-dependent alcohol dehydrogenase, which codes for MTKFTAYAALEAKDKLQLWEYEPAPLQDNEIEIKVTHNGLCHTDIHMRDNDWGVTKFPLVAGHEVVGIATEVGKSVTNWQKGDRAGFGWIRNSCRVCYSCLQGEENICRKGFTGLIVGNYGGFADRLRAPADFAYKIPDSLDSASAAPLLCAGITVYTPLRTYIKYPGMKVGIVGIGGLGHLAVKFARAMGAEVTALSSSPDKETEAKNFGAHHFYQWGTSEAMKGLKGSLDLLITTSSAELDWDLAFSLLANNGVLCFLGIPVSSINVPLIPLIFGQKSVVGSVVGGRRFMQEMLDFAAINQIKPMVETMPLNQINEAMDKVFANKVRHRIVLVSQEA
- a CDS encoding DUF4394 domain-containing protein, which produces MIPEIAVDAKFIALTDNNMLMSFDPTNLTQVESIAVTGLSGTLLGIDQRPFDGMLYGLTTTNQIYTIDPETGVGTLVSTLNQPFSGGAPVPDRLRLVGSNNENFRINVDTGEVTIDTAVVYAMGDANEGANPDITGSAYINSFAGSTSTALYNLDSTLASANGAIIDYIATN
- the purU gene encoding formyltetrahydrofolate deformylase, with amino-acid sequence MGNMSHVLCLSCPDRVGIVARVAGFLEKQGWNILQSDQFGDTESGNFFLRMSVESVFSDSLPAVQFPNCFTPIATEFDMQWGFYDLNKKPNVIILVSKFGHCLNDLLFRVETGNLGMTVKGIISNHDTFASLAQWHQIPFYSKNVVPETKTAVETWISNFIEEEDIELIILARYMQILSQQFCHRHRGKIINIHHSFLPSFKGAHPYRQAHRRGVKLIGATAHYVTEDLDEGPIIEQSVERVDHRYTPDMLTAVSRDIESLVLARAVEGHIQHRVFLNGTKTVVFR
- a CDS encoding DUF697 domain-containing protein; translated protein: MSRLVEANKIIRSHVLWAMGAGLIPIPLVDFAAVTAIQLEMLQQLARLYNVNYSQNTAKTFVSALTGTTLARIGASILKVIPGVGSIIGGASMSVMSGASTYAVGQVAINIFSGSGSFSSFDMEEVKRAYEQAYEQGKGYVSDLENREDEAANVYQALENLGKLKEQGILSEEEFQAKKKQLLDRI
- a CDS encoding Uma2 family endonuclease produces the protein MTSIPLNLSAVTQLDEVRFYQICQSNPDLKLELNSTGELIIMSPTGGITGKLNSDINTELNLWNRQTNLGIVFDSSTGFQLPNGANRSPDAAWINLTRWHQLTIQQQEKFIPLCPDFVIELRSSSDNLKNLQDKLTEYINNGTNLGWLINRQDKQVEIYRQGKLKQVLNLPPIITGGDILPGFTLNLELIWSI